A window of the Harmonia axyridis chromosome 5, icHarAxyr1.1, whole genome shotgun sequence genome harbors these coding sequences:
- the LOC123680026 gene encoding carboxypeptidase D-like, giving the protein MNALSVMPVVLCLLIIFVYFYPSECLDFKYHNNKELERVMRNFSVITKNIHTNLYSIGRSTNGLPLWVMEVNGSKTARSDLPNIKFVANIHGNEAVGRELLLHFMEYLRDNYGKDPSVSCLLDNSRIHLLPSLNPDGFSISTEGQCVGEHGRLNGVNGNMEDLNRNFPDYFHQDLNPRQPETEAVMAWMDKIPFVLSAGLHGGAMVANYPFDSEKVTKSTPEKFPSLTPDNDVFQHLARTYARNHPKMKIGLCEDDTKPQTPYFEYGITNGAAWYSFTGGMQDYNYFKKGCMEITLEISCCKYPLPQELKKLWEQNKQSLLSYSLEALKGVSGQILDSLDERPIENANIEIIGRNMTFKSSQNGYFWRILLPGFYQLKVEAVGYYPKIVTFEVRDQTGINCPKNTKLRIFLINITTPISAALQGSEPTDGSGVVHHAWKAVQSESQRDNRQGRILNDSEKNTYPFPLTPDKENEIFRMIFGDPKDFNKNITEDDIRNIMRNEMNITDMSLFDSTLKDFDKKNETEKIKVLKQLSETFDGVLHTFTSNYTVREYMRTTLQIKDFTPYEEILKNFDEKSGTEKRKALDQLFQKYKEILKGKNKKNNSNSITLNTMKTNAYIYSIMTICIILLK; this is encoded by the exons ATGAATGCACTTAGTGTTATGCCGGTAGTTCTGTGtcttttgataatttttgtatatttttaccCTTCTGAATGTCTTGATTTCAAGTATCATAATAATAAGGAACTGGAGAGGGTGATGAGAAATTTTTCAGTAATCACTAAAAATATTCATACAAACTTGTATTCCATTGGCAGGTCGACCAACG GTCTTCCATTATGGGTTATGGAAGTCAATGGTTCTAAAACAGCTAGGTCTGATCTCCCTAATATCAAATTCGTCGCTAATATTCATGGTAACGAGGCTGTTGGAAGAGAACTACTTTTACATTTCATGGAG TATTTGAGAGATAATTATGGCAAAGATCCTTCAGTGAGTTGTCTGCTGGATAACTCCCGCATTCACCTGTTGCCTAGCCTGAATCCTGATGGGTTCAGCATATCTACTGAAGGTCAATGCGTTGGTGAGCATGGTCGTCTGAATGGCGTCAATGGCAACATGGAAGATTTGAACAGAAATTTTCCCGATTATTTCCATCAGGATCTAAATCCTAGACAACCTGAAACGGAAGCAGTGATGGCCTGGATGGATAAAATACCATTTGTTTTATCTGCTGGATTACACGGAGGAGCCATGGTAGCAAATTATCCTTTTGATTCAGAAAAAGTGACAA AATCGACACCAGAAAAATTCCCATCTCTAACACCAGATAATGATGTATTCCAACATTTGGCGAGAACTTATGCGAGAAACCATCCCAAAATGAAAATAGGACTCTGTGAAGATGATACAAAACCACAAACTCCATATTTTGAATATGGTATTACTAACGGAGCCGCGTGGTATTCTTTTACAG GTGGCATGCAAGATTACAACTATTTCAAGAAAGGGTGTATGGAAATCACTTTAGAAATATCATGTTGTAAATATCCATTACCTCAAGAATTGAAGAAACTCTGGGAACAGAATAAGCAG TCACTCTTAAGTTACTCTTTGGAAGCTTTAAAAGGTGTTTCAGGCCAAATTCTTGATAGTTTAGATGAAAGGCCAATAGAAaatgcaaatattgaaattataggGAGGAACATGACTTTCAAATCTTCTCAAAATGGATATTTCTGGAGAATACTGCTACCAGGATTTTACCAATTAAAG GTAGAAGCAGTTGGATATTATCCCAAAATTGTTACCTTCGAAGTGAGAGACCAAACTGGAATAAATTGCCCAAAAAACACAAAACTtcgaatttttttgataaatataaCAACGCCAATAAGTGCAGCCTTGCAGGGATCCGAACCTACAGATGGATCCGGAGTTGTACACCATGCGTGGAAGGCAGTTCAATCCGAGTCTCAAAGGGACAATAGACAG GGGCGTATACTGAatgattctgaaaaaaacactTATCCATTTCCTCTAACCCCAGATAAAGAAAACGAAATATTCAGAATGATATTCGGCGATCCAAAGGATTTCAATAAGAACATAACTGAAGATGACATAAGAAACATCATgagaaatgaaatgaacataaCCGACATGTCACTTTTCGATTCGACATTGAAAGATTTCGATAAGAAGAACGAAACTGAAAAAATCAAAGTGCTTAAGCAACTATCGGAAACGTTCGATGGAGTTCTTCATACCTTCACTTCAAATTATACAGTTAGGGAATATATGCGGACAACACTACAAATAAAGGACTTCACGCCATACGAAGAAATACTGAAGAATTTCGATGAAAAATCTGGCACAGAAAAGAGAAAAGCATTGGATCAGCTTTTCCAAAAATACAAAGAGATATTGAAGGGAAAGAATAAAAAGAACAACAGTAACTCAATAACATTGAACACGATGAAGACAAATGCTTACATATATTCAATAATGACAAtctgtattatattattaaaataa